A genomic region of Eucalyptus grandis isolate ANBG69807.140 chromosome 5, ASM1654582v1, whole genome shotgun sequence contains the following coding sequences:
- the LOC120294066 gene encoding putative cysteine-rich receptor-like protein kinase 9: MNSFGTIRLSLIFFFFFVNFLSICTHITEAAPTYIGHYCPNTTLFTPKSTYQTNLNTLLSSLSSAAATDADGFANATAGKNPLDRTYGLFLCRGDIAAATCGDCVSNASKQILSDCPKEKDSIIWYDECMLRYSNHSIFSVEQDAPAFVLMNEVNISSPSSFAQLLKDTTDELVESAASDGSGKRFAVKDADISGSKRLYTLAQCTPDLTSAECKACLQGAIKNLPIDKEGGRVLAPSCNVRFELYQFYNETVFHEAPAPAPTLAPPPAAVVAAPPPSSTVRSKGVRVMSSGVLCTAGVVFFLFPF; the protein is encoded by the coding sequence ATGAATTCTTTCGGCACCATTCgcctctctctcatcttcttcttcttcttcgttaattttctaagtatttgcactcacATTACTGAAGCTGCACCAACTTATATAGGGCATTACTGCCCAAACACCACCCTCTTCACTCCCAAATCCACCTACCAAACAAATCTCAACaccctcctctcctccctctcctctgccgccgccaccgatgCCGATGGCTTTGCCAATGCCACTGCCGGCAAAAACCCACTTGACCGCACCTACGGGCTATTCCTCTGCCGTGGCGACATCGCTGCCGCCACTTGTGGCGACTGCGTGTCCAACGCGAGCAAGCAAATACTCAGCGACTGCCCTAAAGAGAAAGACTCCATCATTTGGTACGATGAGTGCATGCTGCGTTACTCGAACCACTCCATTTTCTCCGTTGAGCAAGATGCGCCAGCCTTCGTATTGATGAACGAGGTCAACATTTCAAGCCCTAGCAGCTTTGCCCAGTTGCTAAAGGACACGACCGATGAATTGGTGGAGAGTGCGGCGAGCGATGGGTCTGGGAAGAGGTTTGCTGTCAAGGACGCCGACATCTCGGGCTCGAAGCGGCTATACACGCTCGCTCAGTGCACGCCGGACTTGACGTCGGCGGAGTGCAAGGCGTGCTTGCAAGGGGCCATCAAGAATCTGCCCATTGataaggaaggagggagagtcTTGGCCCCGAGCTGCAATGTTAGGTTTGAGCTTTACCAGTTCTATAATGAGACTGTCTTCCATGAAGCACCGGCACCGGCGCCAACACTTGCCCCGCCACCTGCGGCGGTTGtagctgctcctcctccttcttcaacaGTGAGATCTAAAGGAGTCAGAGTTATGTCTTCCGGGGTTCTTTGCACCGCCGGCgtagtgttttttctttttcctttttga
- the LOC104447478 gene encoding uncharacterized protein LOC104447478, whose amino-acid sequence MPAPSASTLLFPNLNQHLALDPLHGPILTGLTQFSSLLVPRNCKFKTGQEDGEGGGGGGGLEVKGRCRILHEIEAIITVNEAKALSQEGKKRNLRRLQVLSTRIYTAKALPGPNEPESIRAYLSTPVRAMNLSSDGSGPHHRWYRNYVEATTTDAHIHLSQQLFTVE is encoded by the coding sequence ATGCCGGCACCTTCAGCATCAACCCTGCTCTTCCCGAACTTGAACCAACACCTGGCTCTCGACCCGTTGCATGGTCCAATCCTAACGGGTCTTACCCAATTCAGCTCGCTTCTTGTACCCAGAAACTGTAAATTTAAGACCGGACAAGAAGacggcgaaggaggaggaggaggaggtggtctTGAGGTGAAGGGCAGGTGTCGGATACTACATGAGATTGAAGCCATCATCACTGTGAATGAAGCTAAAGCCCTCTCTCAggagggaaaaaagaggaaTCTGCGTCGCCTGCAAGTTTTATCCACTCGCATCTACACCGCTAAGGCCCTTCCGGGGCCGAATGAACCCGAATCTATTCGGGCGTACCTCAGCACACCCGTGCGCGCCATGAACCTGAGCTCAGATGGTTCAGGCCCGCACCACAGATGGTACCGTAACTACGTGGAGGCAACCACCACCGATGCCCACATCCACCTCTCGCAGCAGCTGTTCACTGTGGAGTAG
- the LOC104447645 gene encoding LOW QUALITY PROTEIN: cysteine-rich receptor-like protein kinase 10 (The sequence of the model RefSeq protein was modified relative to this genomic sequence to represent the inferred CDS: inserted 1 base in 1 codon) codes for MNSCFTIFISLSFFFFSFNYIFSTEAAPEYLDHDCPNATLFTSNSTYKSNLNILLSALSSAANNSTNGFANATAGQNPPDRAYGLFLCRGDLDTTACSDCVAAGKHDILQKCPNQRVSVIWYAECMLRYSNQFIFSVMEQEPSLTLYNIGNVTDSTQFMQLLRGTLNDIVTRASTGGSEKKIAAAQANNTSLQKLYALTQCTPDLTASDCDTCLQYAIGNLVQGKQGGRTLTPSCNVRYELYPFYNASALPAPVPPPPAPTPVTSPKGKSNKTTVIVIAVAVAVAVGVGVVLLFLACCFRRRKAAKTHEAVQGDQSGASEISNAESLQYDLATIQTATNNFSHQNKLGEGGFGEVFQGRLPNGQQIAVKRLSQSSGQGAQEFKNEVLLVAKLQHRNLVRLLGFCLEGEEKLLVYEFVPNKSLDYCLFDPKKSKELDWSRRYKIVCGIARGMLYLHEDSRLRIIHRDLKASNILLDTEMNPKISDFGMARIVGVDQTQEKTNKIVGTFGYMSPEYAMHGQFSVKSDVYSFGVLLLELVSGKKNSFFFDKDGGEDLASYAWKNWRDGKPLEVLDPTIGDLYSRDEVLRCLHIGLLCVQEDPMDRPTMASVVLMLSSYSVSLAQPLQPAFFLRSRTERPMTNLESDQSXSRSMAMSINEMSVTEVYPR; via the exons ATGAATTCTTGCTTCACCATCTTCatctccctttcctttttcttcttttccttcaacTACATTTTCAGTACTGAGGCTGCACCGGAATATCTGGATCATGATTGCCCAAACGCCACCCTCTTCACTTCCAACTCCACCTACAAATCCAACCTCAATATCCTCCTCTCTGccctctcctccgccgccaACAACAGCACCAATGGGTTCGCCAATGCCACCGCCGGCCAAAACCCTCCAGACCGGGCCTACGGGCTCTTCCTCTGCCGCGGTGACCTTGACACCACCGCGTGCAGCGACTGCGTGGCTGCCGGAAAACATGATATCCTCCAAAAATGCCCCAACCAGCGAGTCTCTGTAATCTGGTACGCTGAGTGCATGTTGCGGTACTCAAACCAGTTCATCTTCTCGGTCATGGAGCAAGAGCCGTCTCTCACTTTGTACAACATCGGGAACGTTACCGACTCAACCCAGTTCATGCAGCTCCTGCGAGGAACGCTGAACGACATCGTCACGAGGGCTTCAACTGGCGGGTCAGAGAAGAAGATCGCGGCGGCACAGGCGAACAACACGAGCTTGCAGAAGTTGTACGCACTCACGCAATGCACTCCGGACTTGACAGCGTCAGACTGTGACACGTGTCTCCAGTACGCGATCGGTAATCTGGTTCAGGGGAAGCAAGGCGGGCGGACGCTCACTCCGAGCTGCAACGTGAGGTACGAGCTCTACCCTTTTTATAACGCCTCAGCCCTGCCAGCACCGGTGCCTCCGCCTCCTGCTCCCACTCCAGTTACCAGTCCTAAAG GGAAAAGCAATAAAACTACAGTGATTGTCATCGCTGTCGCTGTCGCTGTCGCTGTTGGCGTAGGCGTGGTGCTTCTCTTCCTCGCTTGTTGTTTCAGGCGGAGGAAAGCGGCCAAGACGCATGAAGCCGTCCAAGGAGATCAAAGCG GCGCGAGTGAAATTTCAAACGCCGAGTCCTTGCAGTATGATTTAGCCACTATACAAACcgccacaaacaatttctctcatCAAAACAAGTTGGGTGAGGGTGGATTTGGTGAAGTTTTCCAG GGTAGGCTTCCCAATGGACAACAAATAGCTGTGAAGAGACTATCTCAAAGCTCAGGACAAGGTGCCCAAGAATTTAAGAATGAAGTCCTATTGGTAGCGAAGCTTCAACATCGGAACCTTGTGCGGCTGCTCGGGTTCTGCTTGGAGGGTGAAGAAAAATTGCTTGTTTATGAGTTTGTGCCAAACAAAAGTCTCGACTACTGTCTATTTG ATCCTAAAAAGAGCAAGGAATTGGATTGGTCGAGACGTTACAAGATAGTATGTGGGATTGCTCGAGGAATGCTATATTTACATGAGGACTCTCGACTTCGGATCATTCATCGCGATCTAAAAGCAAGCAATATTTTGTTGGACACTGAAATGAACCCAAAGATTTCAGATTTCGGCATGGCAAGGATTGTTGGAGTCGACCAAACACAAGAAAAGACCAATAAAATTGTGGGGACTTT TGGTTACATGTCACCTGAGTATGCGATGCATGGGCAATTCTCTGTGAAGTCCGATGTTTATAGTTTCGGTGTCCTACTTCTTGAGCTCGTTAGTGGTAAGAAGAATAGTTTCTTCTTTGACAAAGATGGAGGCGAAGATCTCGCTAGCTAT GCCTGGAAAAATTGGAGAGATGGTAAGCCATTGGAAGTGTTAGATCCAACCATTGGAGACTTGTATTCAAGGGATGAAGTTCTTAGGTGCCTCCACATTGGTCTACTTTGTGTTCAAGAAGATCCAATGGATAGACCCACGATGGCAAGCGTAGTCCTCATGTTGAGCAGCTACTCTGTTTCTCTTGCACAGCCCCTACAACCGGCGTTCTTCCTTCGTAGCAGGACAGAGAGACCAATGACAAATCTCGAATCTGACCAAT ACAGCAGGTCCATGGCAATGTCGATCAATGAGATGTCAGTTACTGAAGTATACCCCCGGTGA